From Desulfovibrio sp. X2, one genomic window encodes:
- a CDS encoding methyl-accepting chemotaxis protein: MNPAVVAAAVAVLFTLLAGLAAWFLPAGLSAPAVAGLVVLLAVAAGLLARLFVARALAATLAPLAAAARGEADTAALPATGPLAPVCAAVASLAAAAKASDERLAEAQRCQADWQAADKAAEAKADRAARRQQVVGKSMSEAAATLKSVSANITEFAASLARETEKVSSGAETQRGRVESAAAAVEEMNATNAEMAKNAKAASDSAESTRTMAQQGAEVVTESVSAIRTLAGVMDGLRSDMEQLGTKAESIGKVMTVISDIADQTNLLALNAAIEAARAGDAGRGFAVVADEVRKLAEKTMSATKEVDDVIRGIQNGTSKSLESMGQASSAVKRAEDLSGRSGDMLSGILDLANGTSDQMRAIAAASTQQSVASDEVAHSMETLAGFSGETAREMTSALDSIHKLDGQIQELVKLGGVFRIISEGTVLAEVERMIHNPDIAAMDPGRAEQAMRRYVDQLPFLELLYLTDASGRQITANIPARDVHLKDAASARGKNWSSRPWFTGAIENQDAYLSSIYVSDASGDYCLTVSAPVMRGETIVGVLGADIKLFG; encoded by the coding sequence ATGAATCCTGCCGTTGTCGCGGCGGCCGTTGCCGTCCTGTTCACTCTGCTCGCCGGGCTCGCCGCCTGGTTTTTGCCCGCAGGACTGTCCGCGCCCGCCGTGGCCGGGCTCGTCGTGCTCCTGGCCGTGGCCGCCGGGCTTCTCGCCCGGCTTTTCGTGGCGCGCGCCCTGGCCGCCACCCTGGCGCCCCTGGCGGCCGCCGCGCGGGGCGAGGCAGACACCGCCGCCCTGCCCGCGACCGGCCCCCTGGCCCCGGTCTGCGCCGCCGTGGCCAGCCTCGCCGCCGCCGCAAAGGCCTCCGACGAGCGCCTGGCAGAGGCGCAGCGCTGCCAGGCCGACTGGCAGGCCGCCGACAAGGCCGCCGAGGCCAAGGCCGACCGCGCCGCGCGACGCCAGCAGGTCGTGGGCAAGAGCATGAGCGAGGCCGCCGCCACCCTCAAGAGCGTCTCCGCCAACATCACCGAGTTCGCCGCCTCCCTGGCCCGCGAGACCGAAAAGGTCAGCTCCGGCGCCGAGACCCAGCGCGGCCGCGTGGAAAGCGCCGCCGCCGCCGTGGAGGAGATGAACGCCACCAACGCCGAGATGGCCAAGAACGCCAAGGCCGCCTCGGATTCCGCCGAGAGCACCCGCACCATGGCCCAGCAGGGCGCAGAGGTCGTCACCGAGTCCGTCTCCGCCATCCGCACCCTGGCGGGCGTCATGGACGGCCTGCGCTCCGACATGGAACAGCTCGGCACCAAGGCCGAAAGCATCGGCAAGGTCATGACCGTCATCTCCGACATCGCCGACCAGACCAACCTCCTGGCGCTCAACGCCGCCATCGAGGCCGCGCGCGCCGGTGACGCCGGACGCGGCTTCGCCGTGGTCGCCGACGAGGTGCGCAAGCTGGCCGAAAAGACCATGTCCGCCACCAAGGAGGTCGACGACGTCATCCGCGGCATCCAGAACGGCACCTCCAAGAGCCTCGAAAGCATGGGCCAGGCCTCAAGCGCCGTGAAACGAGCCGAGGACCTCTCCGGAAGGTCCGGCGACATGCTCTCCGGCATCCTCGACCTGGCCAACGGCACCTCGGACCAGATGCGCGCCATCGCCGCCGCCAGCACCCAGCAGTCCGTGGCCAGCGACGAGGTCGCCCACTCCATGGAAACCCTGGCAGGCTTCTCCGGCGAAACCGCCCGCGAAATGACCTCGGCCCTGGATTCCATCCACAAGCTCGACGGACAGATCCAGGAACTCGTCAAGCTCGGCGGCGTCTTCCGCATCATCTCCGAAGGCACCGTGCTCGCCGAGGTCGAACGCATGATCCACAACCCCGACATCGCCGCCATGGATCCCGGCCGCGCCGAACAGGCCATGCGCCGCTACGTGGATCAGCTGCCCTTCCTCGAACTGCTCTACCTCACCGATGCCTCGGGCAGGCAGATCACCGCCAACATCCCCGCGCGCGACGTCCACCTCAAGGACGCCGCCTCCGCACGCGGCAAGAACTGGTCCTCCCGCCCCTGGTTCACCGGCGCCATCGAAAACCAGGACGCCTACCTCTCCTCCATCTACGTCTCCGACGCCTCCGGCGACTACTGCCTCACCGTCTCCGCGCCCGTCATGCGCGGCGAGACCATCGTCGGCGTCCTCGGCGCGGACATCAAACTCTTCGGATAG
- a CDS encoding metalloregulator ArsR/SmtB family transcription factor produces MSIVQYNKALADPTRVRLAAMLLRHELNVGELVEILGLPQSSVSHHLRILAEAGLAEARRDGLWAFYRAVRTGPGAAFLAALAPFLGGGDRAGADADASESAGEFTADLAAAARVLEARRDAARRFFDAHAPDWPELLAEVLGGYDLTARIRELMPDCGTAADLGCGTGLMLPVLHEKAATVIGVDHSPAMLARARERLREAAGRGGADPSWTSLRVGELEHLPLRDAEADCALLCMALHHLAEPAAGLAEAGRVLAPGGCLLLVDFAKHEREAMRTRHGDLWLGFSLEELGAWCAAGGLTVADSREEPLPGGLDLRFVRIRKTPKNP; encoded by the coding sequence ATGTCAATAGTTCAATACAACAAGGCCCTGGCCGATCCCACGCGCGTGCGCCTGGCGGCCATGCTGCTGCGCCACGAGCTGAACGTGGGCGAGCTGGTGGAGATCCTCGGCCTGCCGCAGTCCAGCGTCTCGCACCATCTGCGCATCCTGGCCGAGGCCGGGCTGGCCGAGGCGCGGCGCGACGGCCTGTGGGCCTTCTACCGCGCCGTGCGCACGGGCCCCGGCGCCGCGTTCCTGGCGGCCCTGGCGCCGTTTCTGGGCGGCGGGGATCGTGCTGGTGCGGACGCGGACGCCTCCGAATCCGCGGGCGAATTTACGGCCGATCTGGCCGCGGCCGCGCGCGTGCTCGAGGCCCGGCGCGACGCGGCCCGCCGCTTCTTCGACGCCCACGCCCCGGACTGGCCGGAGCTGCTGGCCGAGGTCCTCGGCGGTTACGACCTCACGGCCCGCATCCGCGAGCTCATGCCCGACTGCGGCACGGCCGCGGACCTCGGCTGCGGCACCGGGCTCATGCTGCCCGTGCTGCACGAGAAGGCGGCGACGGTCATCGGCGTGGACCATTCGCCCGCCATGCTGGCCCGCGCCCGCGAGCGGCTGCGCGAGGCCGCTGGCCGGGGCGGCGCGGATCCCTCGTGGACCAGCCTGCGCGTGGGCGAGCTGGAGCATTTGCCGCTGCGCGACGCGGAGGCGGACTGCGCCCTGCTGTGCATGGCCCTGCACCATCTGGCCGAGCCCGCCGCGGGCCTGGCCGAGGCGGGCCGCGTCCTCGCGCCGGGCGGATGCCTCCTGCTGGTCGATTTCGCCAAGCACGAGCGCGAGGCCATGCGCACCCGCCACGGCGACCTCTGGCTCGGCTTCTCCCTGGAAGAGCTCGGCGCGTGGTGCGCCGCGGGCGGGCTCACGGTCGCGGACAGCCGCGAGGAGCCCCTTCCCGGCGGCCTGGACCTGCGCTTCGTGCGCATCCGGAAGACCCCGAAAAACCCGTAA